A single genomic interval of Corvus cornix cornix isolate S_Up_H32 chromosome 1, ASM73873v5, whole genome shotgun sequence harbors:
- the ZAR1L gene encoding ZAR1-like protein, whose translation MDSFVCSPFSTYQSFRSSPALGRGWDPAAKQPSWKQSKSGGISPFLGGPFTPLPSEYLDSYRRAQLQALLSQMGPALAPRPRRASTKEAAVQVSLRADAAVQCSLGPRTLPPTRAFGPAALRAPGRLALYSPAPDRRFFALPEAAPPLEKAAPSEAAADETPTADGGEEQQEGPAGAALPPRQEPVGTRREETGAPRQRAAFQFLEQKYGYFHCKDCKTRWESAYVWCISGSNKVYFKQLCRKCQKGFNPYRVEAIQCQICSKTRCSCPQKKRHIDLKRPHRQELCGRCRGKRLSCDSTYSFKYIV comes from the exons ATGGACAGCTTTGTCTGTTCCCCCTTCAGCACGTACCAGAGCTTCAGGAGCAGCCCCGCGCTTGGCCGTGGCTGGGACCCTGCGGCCAAGcagcccagctggaagcagagcaagAGCGGCGGCATCAGTCCCTTCCTCGGGGGACCCTTCACGCCGCTGCCCTCCGAGTACCTGGACAGCTACCGGCGGGCGCAGCTCCAGGCGCTGCTGTCGCAGATGGGCCCCGCGCTggcgccgcggccgcgccgGGCCAGCACGAAGGAGGCGGCGGTGCAGGTGAGCCTGCGGGCCGACGCGGCCGTGCAGTGCTCGCTGGGGCCGCGCACGCTGCCGCCCACCCGCGCCTTCGGCCCCGCCGCGCTGCGCGCCCCGGGACGCCTCGCCCTCTACTCACCCGCGCCCGACCGCCGCTTCTTCGCGCTGCCCGAGGCCGCGCCGCCGCTGGAGAAGGCAGCGCCGTCGGAAGCGGCGGCTGATGAGACCCCGACGGCGGACGGCGgcgaggagcagcaggagggccCGGCGGgggccgcgctgccgccgcgcCAGGAGCCGGTGGGGACGCGGCGGGAGGAGACCGGGGCTCCCAGGCAGCGAGCTGCCTTCCAG TTCTTGGAGCAGAAGTATGGCTACTTCCACTGCAAAGACTGCAAGACCAGATGGGAGAGTGCTTACGTGTGGTGCATTTCTGGAAGCAACAAG gTGTACTTCAAGCAGCTCTGTCGCAAATGCCAAAAGGGCTTCAATCCCTATCGTGTGGAAGCAATCCAGTGCCAA ATCTGTTCCAAGACTCGTTGTTCTTGCCCTCAGAAGAAGAGACATATTGATCTCAAGAGGCCTCATCGCCAAGAACTCTGTGGCCGCTGCAGAGGCAAAAGGCTGTCCTGTGACAGCACTTACAGCTTCAAATACATTGTCTGA